The DNA window TAAAGGACTAATTGAATTTCCGTGTAAAGCCATAGCTTCGTGAACCTCTTCGTAAACCGATAAGCTTTGCGAAGACCCGAGAGAATCAGTACCTATTGCAACGGTTGTTCCGTGTTTCGCAAACATCGCCCAAGGAAATCGACCACAATTTAGATTGGCATTAGACCTGGGACAGTGAACAACCGTACACCCTGCCCTTTGCACTTCCCGTACATCAGCCTCGTTGACGTGAACCATATGAACAAGAGTGGGTCGGGCTTTGAGAACCCCGATTTTTGCCAAGTAACCGACTGGAGTTAAGCCAGAGGGTTTCCAATTCCTAAGTAAATCGCCATATAGTTCTGGAAACGGACCTGTCCCATCTTTATGAAAAGCTATTTCCCCGGAAGTTTCAGATACGTGTATTTGAAGAGGAAGGTTTCTTTGAACTGAAAGGCCGCTGATCTCTTTAAGGAGAGGCTCGCTTACGGTGTGGGGACTATGTAGGGAAATTCCAACTTGCATACAACTAGGCTTTTCTAAAGCTTGATACTCCTTGATTCGTTCTTCGGTTTCGAAAAACACTTTTTTAGCAAGAGTAGGATCCGGTTCGAATACCTCTAAATAAGCTACTCCCCTAAGCCCGGTTTGATTGAGAAGAAACCGCATAACGGAATCACTCTTTACGATATCCCCTATAACCGTTGTGCCGGCAGCCTTCACCCTCTCTACACCAATCTTTGCAGCTTCAACGGGATCCGTAAGGCGCCTTCTGTGTCTCACAACCTGTGGGATAAATTCCTCATAAGATCCTGGGGAATAGGGCATTTTGGAAAGGTCAAGGTGCGTATGAGCATTAACTGGAGGCGGGCTGATCGCAAAGTCTTTCCCCAGCACAACAGCATCGGGAAATGCCTTTACGGCTGACCCATACGATTCTATGGAAAGAACTGTGACTTGAGACTTACGCCGTTGTAAAACCACTGCACCATTGGGTTGAGGTGTTCCTAAACCGTTATAAGCAACCTCAGCCCCAATAATCATTATTTCGTCTTTATTAACCACAAGACCGCTTAGTTTAAAGCAATATTTTGTCCCGAATTCGAGACCGGAGATATTTTGGGCAAATCATTAACGCTAGGGCGTCGAACTTGACAATAGTTGCTATCACGCTGAACGGGTTGAAAGCCAGCATCGGTTATTTGTCGAATGATTTCCTTTTCTGATGCCATCTGGTGTTGAGCGCCAGCCTGTGACACCACATTTTCCTCTAACATAGTGCTACCAAAATCGTTAGCCCCGAAATATAATCCTGTCTGAGCAACTTTATAACCCATGGTCGGCCACGACACTTGAAAATTAACCACTTTATCTAGGAGAAGCCGGCTCACCGCTAGATTCCGGAGGTACTCATGGGAATTGGACCCCGGAGCCACTCCCTCTACCCTCACATTCTTTGTTTGCAAATTCCAACTGATAAATGCGGAGAACCCATTACCGTATTTCTCTAACGATTCCTCATGCCTTTCCCGTACCCTTAGAATGCTCTGGACCCTATCTTCCTTGGTCTCACCAAATCCTATAACCATAGTTGCTGTCGTGTAGATACCAATGGATTGGGCTTCCCCCATAATTTGGAGCCACTCATCGGAACCAATCCTAGCGGGTGCAATACGGCGATGTTTCCGAATTTTATCGACCAGAATTTCACCGCCGCCGCCGGGCAAGCCATCTAGTCCTGCATCCCTTAATTTCTCTAAAATCTCTAGGCTGGGACGACCTGACAGTGTAGACAGCCCCTTGATTTCTTCAGGGCTAAAGGCTTCCACTCGAATATCTGGGTGACTTTGTTTAAGGAACTCTAAGAGGTCCAAATACCAGTCAAATTGAAGGTTGGGATTGACCCCACCTTGCATAAGAATGCGGGTTCCCCCTACTGCCTCTAATTCCTTTACCTTTTCGCCAATTTCCTCAAATGAAAGAGTGTAGCTGTCACTTTGACTCCGCGTGCGATAAAACCCGCAGAAACTGCAACCGATGTTACAAATATTTGTGTAATTGATGTTCCTATCGATAAGGTAAGTGACGATTTGTGGATCAGTACGCATGCGACGCACTTCATTAGCTGCTGCCCCCAAATCGAATAAAGGGTAGCTATAAAGCTCAATCCCTTCATCAGCCGTAAGACGGCACCCGGACGCGGCTTTTTCAAGCAAATCCATGTTCGAATTGTACTATGCGAGGAAACAGTTTTTTGGTATCCGGTTACGTTTGAAATGGAATTTTGTGCGGAACACCCGAATTCAGACCGATAACACCAGGTAGACTAAGTACGAACCAATTAACGTGGTTCACATCTCTAGGAATTTTGTTCGAAGTAGAAGGAGGTCATCATTGTGAAGATTGCATTCATTGGAATGGGAACGATGGGCGCACCGATGGCGAGTCGCTTGCTCAACGCGGGCCACGATTTGCGAGTACACAACCGTACAAGATCACGCGAGCAACAACTTCTGGATCAGGGAGCAACTGCCGGCTTTAGCCCTAAAGATGTAGTAGACGGAACTGATTTAGTATTCACAATGGTTAGTGATACACCAGACGTAGAAAACGTTATCCTCGGTCCGGAAGGGGCGATCCATGGGATGAAAAGTGGTTCATTGCTTGTGGACATGAGTACCATTAGTCCCTCAGCTACCCGAAATTTCGCTAAGGTACTCAAGGACAAAGGAATAGAAATGCTTGATGCTCCCGTATCAGGAGGAAGCGAAGGGGCTCAAAATGGCACGTTATCTATCATGGTTGGAGGCACTACAGAAACCTTCTGCCAGTTAAAACCTGTCCTAGAAATACTCGGTTCGACAATTACCCATGTCGGACCTATAGGCAGCGGGCAAATCGCTAAGGCGATAAATCAAGTGATAATCGCTGGTACATATGCTGCCGTAGCCGAAGGCTTAGTACTTGGATTGGCAGCTGGCATAGATATCGAGGCTACCCACACAGCTGTTTCTAGCGGGGCAGCTAGTTCCTGGGTATTGTCCAATCGGGCATCAAACATGATCAATAACGATTACCCTCTAGGCTTTCGTACACGTCTACATCGCAAAGACCTTGGGATTGCCCTGGAAACAGCTAGAGAGCTAGGAGTTCCCCTTCCAATGGCGGCTTTAGTCGAACAAATCGAAACGGGCCTGTTGAAAAAGAATTATGGGGAGGAAGATGTTTCCAACATTGCCCGATACTATCGAGAACAAGCTACCCTTGAATAGGACCCTTTATTCCCTGTTTTACTGGGCAGGCGGTAACTAGGTATTTAGCATCCTAAATACCTGAATTCTATTTGGGAGCGACCTCAAAAGTTAGCCGTACCGTTGAGGTGTCTAATAAACAATCATCGACCCTTTGGTTTCCGTCAGGAATACCGACGGTTAACATTCCTGCTAGACACCCTTTTTTGCTACAACCCAGACTCTTGGTTCATCGCCTGTCGCAGGCCTACCGCTGGGGTATACCAACACCTCGACGTTAGTGAATCCGACTGCCTGAATTATGTTTCTGACTTCCCCAATATCATATCCTCTTTCAAAATGAACCTCCCGAAACTTTTGCCCGTTATTTTCCCATGAAACTTCTATCCGAGCTAAAGCGTTGGCTTCGTCGAAACTATGCTCCCAAATGTAATCGACCCCATTGACAGAACCTTCAATCCGATTCCCATCCCATAATTCTCTGAGGCCGATGGTCGTGTTCAAGTCAAACACAAAAATCCCCGAAGCTTCCAAATGTTTAAACACTCGTTGAGCCATATTACGAAACGCCGAAGGGTCTAATAGATTATTTAAAGTATCGAAAACGGAATAAACTAAGGGATACCTTTCGTCTAACACAAAAGTTTCAAAATCCGCTCGAACGAATTGAAGTGACGGTAATTTCGATCGGGCAAAACCCAGCATATACGGCGATGAATCTAACCCTGTGACCGAGAAACCCCGCGAATTCATTACAACCGTTGCGTTCCCTGTTCCACATCCAAGTTCCAGAGCTTTGCTATCTTTTAATCCTCGTTTCTCCACCACCGTGAGCATAAAGTCAATCCACGATTCATACTGGATGTCAACCATAAGGTCGTCATAAACAGCAGCGAGTTTTGTAAACGGCTTGACCTGCACGACCACGAAGTATACCTATTTACTTGAACTCTTTCCTTCTGGAAACTGTAAAGCCTTTCTTTTATTTGGACCTGTGACTTGACCGGCACTGTAAAAACCTACCCGCATTTACAGATAACTTGAGACTCATATCTACACGCTTCTAATTTCCCGTGGTAGATTGGGCCAGATGATCGGGGTCGACTTAGGGACCACGAATGTCCGCATTCACCTCAAAGGTAAGGGAGTCCTCCTTAGAGAACCAGCAGTTATCGCTGTACTTAAGGGGACGACAGAGGTCAAGGCTGTGGGCGATGATGCCTATCAAATGTTAGGACGGACACCAGCCAACATTATTGCTGTCCATCCGATGGCTGAGGGTGTGATCGCGAACTATACCCTTACTGAACGAATGCTGCAACAGTTTCTGCGTAAAGTAATTACTGGTCCTAGTCGTTTTCTGAGGCCAAACATCTTGGTATGTATTCCAAGCGGAATTACGGAAGTAGAACGGCGGGCTGTCATACAAGCCGTCAATGAAGTTGGTGCTAGAAAGGCCTACTTAATTGAAGAACCCTTAGCAGCAGCAATTGGAGCCGGAATAAACATCGCCGATCCAGTCGGCTCAATGGTTGTTGATATCGGCGGGGGAACCGCAGACGTCGCGATAATCAGC is part of the Trueperaceae bacterium genome and encodes:
- a CDS encoding amidohydrolase, giving the protein MMIIGAEVAYNGLGTPQPNGAVVLQRRKSQVTVLSIESYGSAVKAFPDAVVLGKDFAISPPPVNAHTHLDLSKMPYSPGSYEEFIPQVVRHRRRLTDPVEAAKIGVERVKAAGTTVIGDIVKSDSVMRFLLNQTGLRGVAYLEVFEPDPTLAKKVFFETEERIKEYQALEKPSCMQVGISLHSPHTVSEPLLKEISGLSVQRNLPLQIHVSETSGEIAFHKDGTGPFPELYGDLLRNWKPSGLTPVGYLAKIGVLKARPTLVHMVHVNEADVREVQRAGCTVVHCPRSNANLNCGRFPWAMFAKHGTTVAIGTDSLGSSQSLSVYEEVHEAMALHGNSISPLALVRSAVKGGHRALGLRPPKVGRGDDQTQFQVWGRRGPNLDLGIGVTDNIGEIDK
- a CDS encoding dehypoxanthine futalosine cyclase, whose translation is MDLLEKAASGCRLTADEGIELYSYPLFDLGAAANEVRRMRTDPQIVTYLIDRNINYTNICNIGCSFCGFYRTRSQSDSYTLSFEEIGEKVKELEAVGGTRILMQGGVNPNLQFDWYLDLLEFLKQSHPDIRVEAFSPEEIKGLSTLSGRPSLEILEKLRDAGLDGLPGGGGEILVDKIRKHRRIAPARIGSDEWLQIMGEAQSIGIYTTATMVIGFGETKEDRVQSILRVRERHEESLEKYGNGFSAFISWNLQTKNVRVEGVAPGSNSHEYLRNLAVSRLLLDKVVNFQVSWPTMGYKVAQTGLYFGANDFGSTMLEENVVSQAGAQHQMASEKEIIRQITDAGFQPVQRDSNYCQVRRPSVNDLPKISPVSNSGQNIALN
- a CDS encoding tartronate semialdehyde reductase; its protein translation is MKIAFIGMGTMGAPMASRLLNAGHDLRVHNRTRSREQQLLDQGATAGFSPKDVVDGTDLVFTMVSDTPDVENVILGPEGAIHGMKSGSLLVDMSTISPSATRNFAKVLKDKGIEMLDAPVSGGSEGAQNGTLSIMVGGTTETFCQLKPVLEILGSTITHVGPIGSGQIAKAINQVIIAGTYAAVAEGLVLGLAAGIDIEATHTAVSSGAASSWVLSNRASNMINNDYPLGFRTRLHRKDLGIALETARELGVPLPMAALVEQIETGLLKKNYGEEDVSNIARYYREQATLE
- a CDS encoding methyltransferase type 11, which produces MVVQVKPFTKLAAVYDDLMVDIQYESWIDFMLTVVEKRGLKDSKALELGCGTGNATVVMNSRGFSVTGLDSSPYMLGFARSKLPSLQFVRADFETFVLDERYPLVYSVFDTLNNLLDPSAFRNMAQRVFKHLEASGIFVFDLNTTIGLRELWDGNRIEGSVNGVDYIWEHSFDEANALARIEVSWENNGQKFREVHFERGYDIGEVRNIIQAVGFTNVEVLVYPSGRPATGDEPRVWVVAKKGV